From the Saccharomycodes ludwigii strain NBRC 1722 chromosome I, whole genome shotgun sequence genome, one window contains:
- the CMC2 gene encoding Cmc2p (similar to Saccharomyces cerevisiae YBL059C-A | CMC2 | Cx9C Motif-Containing protein): MHPQLESERFTSCYDLIQALDKCHQSEFYKRAFGLCNNEKEALSKCLHEARVEGTKSYIKKRREEKKIIEAKWKKVEEEEFGEDAILKKILQKQLAKRKQESQQQDHPN; this comes from the exons ATGCATCCACAATTAGAATCCGAAAGATTTACCt CCTGTTACGATTTAATCCAAGCATTAGATAAATGCCATCAATCTGAATTTTATAAACGTGCTTTTGGGCTTtgtaataatgaaaaagaagctTTAAGTAAATGTTTACACGAAGCCAGAGTGGAAGGTACAAAAtcatatattaaaaaacgtagagaagagaaaaaaattatcgaAGCCAAATGGAAGAAagttgaagaagaagagttTGGAGAAGATGCTATTTTGAAGAAGattttacaaaaacaattggccaaaagaaaacaagAATCACAACAACAAGATCATCCTAATTGA
- the IES5 gene encoding Ies5p (similar to Saccharomyces cerevisiae YER092W | IES5 | Ino Eighty Subunit) — protein MTAVEQDKELIKLQKELTKALNRKEELSKQYNTLNKDFSTLLRKTTSLIQIFEVLGEEEVNKMVQLDEQLIPSHIITKFPALEKYNELIQKIDGENPITDAKIKDLPIDIYKMYDIYEKTPLLYKDALTDK, from the coding sequence ATGACAGCAGTAGAACAAGATAAGGAACTTATAAAACTGCAGAAAGAATTAACAAAAGCTTTGAATAGAAAAGAAGAGCTTTCTAAACAATATAATACACTAAATAAGGATTTTAGTACACTTCTTCGGAAAACAACAAGTTTAATCCAAATCTTCGAAGTGTTGGGAGAAGAAGAGGTAAATAAAATGGTCCAACTCGACGAACAACTAATACCTTCACATATAATTACCAAATTTCCAGCTTTAGAAAAATACAATGAATTAATACAGAAAATTGACGGGGAAAATCCCATTACTGACGCCAAAATTAAAGACTTACCTATcgatatttataaaatgtatgatatatatgaaaaaacacccttattatataaagatgCTTTAacagataaataa